One Streptosporangium sp. NBC_01495 DNA window includes the following coding sequences:
- a CDS encoding serine/threonine-protein kinase produces the protein MVAQGTTLAGRYRLSTRIGAGGMGEVWKGEDIVLARTVAVKVLLPGRTDDPGFLVRFQGEARAMATINHPGVVDVYDYGVHEVPGAGATAYLVMKFVDGEPLDRLLGRLRRIAPRAAMDLIAQAASALQAVHDQGIVHRDIKPGNLMVRSDGTLVLTDFGIARSDTASRLTDAGMVLGTAAYCAPEQAEGAPVTPAVDIYALGVVAYECLAGQRPFDGDTPVTIALKHIREAPPPLPPDVPPAARALVERSLAKDPARRFPSATAMSAAARQAALGAEGGDTLSASAQQAEPPETGWQAQAPQGGPQGQTGRHGQGSATPQTGWQGAQAPTGSWQDAQAPTGNWQGSQAPTSGWQGGSPHSTAPAAGAGAVAEAGAQGRGRRAAQKPRRKSGLVAVSAVAAVMCAGLVAVAINGMADSRDASNTDPMKPAPSTAVSETKKGPTRKPPTRKPSLSPSPTVTRQPQNSRPTPDATEEKSPTPTPTVTKTRKPTPTPTPTPTPKPKRSVPGTVGMKPGAAEAMLKQAGFKVTLSYSADVDHTQCVEVVESRPSAGTLWDPSKPVEIIAVNVDCPPTPTPTPTATGKP, from the coding sequence ATGGTGGCCCAAGGCACGACGCTGGCGGGGCGGTATCGCCTAAGCACCCGCATTGGCGCCGGCGGTATGGGCGAGGTGTGGAAGGGCGAGGACATCGTCCTAGCCCGCACCGTCGCTGTAAAGGTGCTGCTCCCGGGCCGTACGGACGATCCGGGCTTCCTGGTTCGCTTCCAGGGCGAGGCGCGGGCGATGGCGACGATCAACCACCCCGGGGTCGTCGACGTGTACGACTACGGGGTTCACGAGGTGCCCGGCGCGGGGGCGACGGCATACCTGGTGATGAAGTTCGTCGACGGCGAGCCGCTCGACCGCCTGCTCGGGCGGTTGCGGCGCATCGCCCCCAGGGCCGCGATGGACCTCATCGCCCAGGCGGCCTCGGCACTGCAGGCGGTCCACGACCAGGGCATCGTCCACCGGGACATCAAGCCGGGCAACCTGATGGTGCGGTCGGACGGCACGCTCGTGCTCACCGACTTCGGCATCGCCAGGTCCGACACCGCCAGCCGGCTGACGGACGCGGGCATGGTGCTCGGCACCGCCGCCTACTGCGCGCCCGAGCAGGCCGAGGGCGCGCCCGTCACGCCGGCCGTGGACATCTACGCGCTGGGTGTGGTGGCGTACGAGTGCCTGGCCGGGCAGCGACCGTTCGACGGCGACACGCCCGTCACGATCGCGCTCAAGCACATCCGCGAGGCGCCGCCGCCGCTGCCGCCGGACGTCCCGCCCGCGGCCAGGGCACTTGTGGAGCGCTCCCTCGCCAAGGATCCGGCTCGGCGCTTCCCCAGTGCCACGGCGATGAGCGCCGCCGCCAGGCAGGCCGCCCTCGGCGCCGAGGGCGGCGACACGCTGTCGGCGTCCGCGCAGCAGGCCGAGCCGCCGGAGACCGGCTGGCAGGCGCAGGCTCCCCAGGGAGGCCCGCAGGGGCAGACCGGTCGGCACGGCCAGGGATCGGCCACGCCGCAGACGGGCTGGCAGGGAGCTCAGGCTCCCACCGGCAGCTGGCAGGACGCCCAGGCACCGACGGGAAACTGGCAGGGGTCGCAGGCGCCGACCAGCGGCTGGCAGGGGGGCTCGCCGCACTCCACCGCGCCGGCGGCGGGAGCCGGGGCGGTCGCCGAGGCGGGCGCGCAGGGCCGTGGACGCCGTGCCGCGCAGAAGCCGCGCCGCAAGAGCGGGCTGGTCGCGGTGTCGGCGGTCGCGGCCGTGATGTGCGCGGGCCTCGTCGCGGTGGCGATCAACGGGATGGCGGACTCCCGGGACGCGTCTAACACCGATCCCATGAAGCCGGCGCCCTCGACCGCCGTCAGCGAGACGAAGAAGGGGCCGACCCGTAAGCCGCCGACCCGTAAGCCGTCACTGTCGCCCAGTCCGACAGTGACGCGCCAGCCACAGAACAGTCGTCCCACCCCGGATGCCACCGAGGAGAAGTCGCCGACTCCCACTCCGACGGTCACGAAGACGCGGAAGCCGACTCCCACCCCGACTCCGACGCCGACGCCGAAGCCGAAGAGGAGCGTTCCGGGCACCGTCGGCATGAAGCCGGGCGCGGCGGAGGCGATGCTCAAGCAGGCGGGTTTCAAGGTGACACTCTCCTACAGCGCCGACGTCGACCACACCCAGTGCGTCGAGGTGGTCGAGTCCCGCCCGAGCGCGGGCACGCTGTGGGACCCGTCCAAGCCGGTGGAGATCATCGCCGTCAACGTCGACTGCCCGCCGACGCCCACCCCCACCCCGACGGCGACCGGCAAGCCCTAA